The following are encoded together in the Phaseolus vulgaris cultivar G19833 chromosome 9, P. vulgaris v2.0, whole genome shotgun sequence genome:
- the LOC137820331 gene encoding early nodulin-like protein 14, producing MTMASSSRAVSASLLFFFLLLGFSAAKELLVGGNIDAWKIPSSELDSLNQWAEKSRFRVGDYLVWKYESGKDSVLEVTREEYGNCSTSNPIKEYSDGNTKVKLERPGPFYFISGAKGHCEKGQKLVVVVISPRHTFRATSPAPSPAEFEGPAVAPTSSATTFQVGLVTVVGVLAMYVGFLV from the exons ATGACCATGGCTAGTTCCTCAAGAGCCGTCTCTGCTTCCCTTTTGTTCTTTTTCCTTCTCCTTGGTTTCTCAGCAGCTAAGGAACTATTAGTTGGAGGCAACATTGATGCTTGGAAGATTCCATCTTCTGAACTAGATTCTCTCAATCAATGGGCTGAAAAGTCTCGTTTCAGAGTTGGCGACTATCTTG TGTGGAAATATGAGAGTGGGAAGGACTCAGTGTTGGAAGTAACAAGGGAGGAATATGGCAATTGCAGCACCTCCAACCCCATCAAAGAGTACAGTGATGGGAACACAAAGGTGAAGCTAGAGCGTCCTGGGCCATTCTACTTCATCAGTGGAGCAAAGGGGCACTGTGAGAAGGGGCAAAAGTTGGTGGTGGTTGTGATTTCTCCAAGGCACACATTTCGTGCAACTTCTCCAGCACCTTCTCCAGCAGAGTTTGAAGGTCCAGCTGTTGCTCCTACTAGTAGTGCTACAACGTTTCAAGTTGGTCTTGTCACTGTTGTGGGAGTGTTGGCTATGTATGTGGGTTTTCTCGTGTAA
- the LOC137820329 gene encoding transmembrane 9 superfamily member 8-like: MAFWRSLAFSAVLLLLIHGAHCFYLPGVAPQDFQKGDQLQVKVNKLTSTKTQLPYSYYSLPYCPPPKIQDSAENLGEVLRGDRIENSLYAFKMREPQMCNIVCNIKLDAKTAKEFKEKISDEYRVNMILDNLPLVVPLKRNDQDSTVYQLGFHVGLKGQYSGSKEEKYFIHNHLAFTVKYHKDVLTESARIVGFEVKPFSVKHEYEGKWEGKTTRLTTCDPHAKNTVVNSNSPQEVEEGKEIIFTYDVEFQESDVKWASRWDAYLLMNDDQIHWFSIVNSLMIVLFLSGMVAMIMLRTLYRDIAKYNELETQEEAQEETGWKLVHGDVFRPPINSDLLCVYVGTGVQFFGMMLVTMLFAVLGFLSPSNRGGLMTAMLLLWVFMGIFAGYSSTRLYKMFKGSEWKKVALRTATMFPAIVCAIFFVLNALIWGQKSSGAVPFGTMFALIFLWFGISVPLVFVGSYVGFKKPAIENPVKTNKIPRQIPEQAWYMNPVFSVLIGGILPFGAVFIELFFILTSIWLNQFYYIFGFLFLVFIILIVTCAEITIVLCYFQLCSEDYLWWWRSYLTSGSSALYLFLYATFYFFTKLEITKLVSAIFYFGYMLIASYAFFVVTGTIGFYACFWFTRLIYSSVKID; this comes from the exons ATGGCGTTTTGGAGATCTCTCGCCTTCTCTGCGGTTCTTCTGCTTCTCATCCATGGCGCTCACTGCTTCTACCTCCCCGGCGTCGCTCCACAGGACTTCCAGAAG GGAGATCAATTGCAAGTgaaagtaaataaattaacgTCAACAAAGACCCAGCTTCCATATTCATATTATTCGCTTCCTTATTGCCCCCCACCAAAAATACAGGACAGTGCAGAAAATCTTGGAGAAGTGCTTCGTGGTGACCGCATTGAAAATTCTCTTTATGCG TTTAAAATGCGTGAGCCACAAATGTGCAATATTGTGTGTAATATTAAACTTGATGCTAAAACTGCCAAGGAGTTCAAAGAGAAGATCAGTGACGAGTATCGGGTGAACAT GATTCTTGATAACCTTCCTCTAGTTGTTCCCTTGAAACGAAATGATCAGGATTCTACTGTTTATCAGCTTGGTTTCCATGTTGGACTCAAAGGGCAGTACAGCGGG AGCAAGGAGGAGAAGTATTTTATTCACAACCATTTGGCATTTACTGTCAAGTACCATAAAGATGTGCTAACTGAATCTGCTAGAATTGTGGGCTTTGAGGTTAAGCCATTCAG TGTTAAACACGAATATGAAGGTAAATGGGAAGGAAAAACAACTCGTTTGACAACCTGTGACCCTCATGCTAAAAACACAGTTGTCAACTCCAACTCTCCCCAAGAGGTTGAAGAGGGCAAGGAAATTATCTTCACCTATGATGTTGAATTCCAG GAGAGTGATGTGAAGTGGGCATCAAGATGGGATGCCTATTTGCTAATGAATGATGATCAAATCCACTGGTTCTCTATTGTTAATTCATTAATGATTGTTCTCTTCCTTTCGGGCATGGTGGCAATGATAATGCTGCGTACACTGTACCGTGACATTGCAAAATATAATGAGCTTGAGACCCAAGAAGAAGCCCAGGAGGAGACTGGTTGGAAGCTTGTCCATGGTGATGTATTTAGGCCCCCTATCAACTCAGATTTGCTGTGCGTTTATGTTGGAACTGGTGTTCAGTTTTTTGGCATGATGCTGGTAACCATGTTATTTGCTGTCCTTGGGTTCCTTTCGCCTTCAAACCGAGGTGGGCTGATGACAGCCATGCTCTTGCTTTGGGTTTTCATGGGAATATTTGCTGGTTACTCATCAACTCGCTTGTACAAGATGTTCAAAGGATCGGAGTGGAAAAAAGTTGCCCTCAGGACTGCAACCATGTTCCCTGCCATTGTCTGTGccattttctttgttttaaatGCTCTCATATGGGGCCAAAAATCTTCTGGAGCTGTGCCATTTGGTACAATGTTTGCTCTGATCTTTTTATGGTTTGGGATCTCAGTTCCACTTGTTTTTGTGGGTAGCTATGTCGGATTCAAGAAGCCTGCAATTGAGAATCCTGTGAAAACGAACAAGATCCCCAGGCAGATTCCTGAGCAGGCTTGGTACATGAACCCAGTTTTCTCAGTTTTGATTGGTGGAATACTCCCGTTTGGAGCTGTTTTCATTGAGCTTTTCTTCATCCTCACATCAATCTGGTTGAATCAGTTTTACTACATCTTCGGATTCCTCTTTTTGGTCTTCATCATCCTCATTGTGACTTGTGCTGAAATAACCATTGTGCTCTGCTACTTCCAGTTGTGCAGTGAGGATTACTTGTGGTGGTGGCGATCATATCTTACCTCTGGTTCCTCTGCACTTTACCTCTTTCTTTATGCAACTTTCTACTTCTTCACCAAGCTTGAAATCACAAAGTTGGTATCTGCGATATTTTACTTTGGGTACATGCTTATAGCTTCTTATGCATTTTTTGTGGTGACCGGTACTATCGGATTTTATGCATGCTTTTGGTTCACTAGGCTCATCTACTCCTCAGTCAAAATTGATTAG